In Leptodactylus fuscus isolate aLepFus1 chromosome 2, aLepFus1.hap2, whole genome shotgun sequence, one genomic interval encodes:
- the CLTC gene encoding clathrin heavy chain 1 isoform X1 produces MAQILPIRFQEHLQLQNLGINPANIGFSTLTMESDKFICIREKVGEQAQVVIIDMNDPSNPIRRPISADNAIMNPASKVIALKAGSVDSGAAQAGKTLQIFNIEMKSKMKAHTMTDDVTFWKWISLNTVALVTDNAVYHWSMEGESQPVKMFDRHSSLAGCQIINYRTDAKQKWLLLTGISAQQNRVVGAMQLYSVDRKVSQPIEGHAASFAQFKMEGNAEESTLFCFAVRGQAGGKLHIIEVGTPPTGNQPFPKKAVDVFFPPEAQNDFPVAMQISGKHDVVFLITKYGYIHLYDLETGTCIYMNRISGETIFVTAPHEATAGIIGVNRKGQVLSVCVEEENIIPYITNVLQNPDLALRMAVRNNLAGAEELFARKFNALFAQGNYSEAAKVAANAPKGILRTPETIRRFQSVPAQPGQTSPLLQYFGILLDQGQLNKFESLELCRPVLQQGRKQLLEKWLKEDKLECSEELGDLVKSVDPTLALSVYLRANVPNKVIQCFAETGQVQKIVLYAKKVGYTPDWIFLLRNVMRINPDQGQQFAQMLVQDEEPLADITQIVDVFMEYNLIQQCTAFLLDALKNNRPSEGPLQTRLLEMNLMHAPQVADAILGNQMFTHYDRAHIAQLCEKAGLLQRALEHFTDLYDIKRAVVHTHLLNPEWLVNYFGSLSVEDSLECLRAMLSANIRQNLQICVQVASKYHEQLSTQSLIELFESFKSFEGLFYFLGSIVNFSQDPDVHFKYIQAACKTGQIKEVERICRESNCYDPERVKNFLKEAKLTDQLPLIIVCDRFDFVHDLVLYLYRNNLQKYIEIYVQKVNPSRLPVVIGGLLDVDCSEDVIKNLILVVRGQFSTDELVAEVEKRNRLKLLLPWLESRIHEGCEEPATHNALAKIYIDSNNNPERFLRENPYYDSRVVGKYCEKRDPHLACVAYERGQCDLELINVCNENSLFKSLSRYLVRRKDPELWASVLLESNPYRRPLIDQVVQTALSETQDPEEVSVTVKAFMTADLPNELIELLEKIVLDNSVFSEHRNLQNLLILTAIKADRTRVMEYINRLDNYDAPDIANIAISNELYEEAFAIFRKFDVNTSAIQVLIEHIGNLDRAYEFAERCNEPAVWSQLAKAQLQKGMVKEAIDSYIKADDPSSYMEVVQAANASGNWEELVKYLQMARKKARESYVETELIFALAKTNRLTELEEFINGPNNAHIQQVGDRCYDEKMYDAAKLLYNNVSNFGRLASTLVHLGEYQAAVDGARKANSTRTWKEVCFACVDGKEFRLAQMCGLHIVVHADELEELINYYQDRGYFEELITMLEAALGLERAHMGMFTELAILYSKFKPQKMREHLELFWSRVNIPKVLRAAEQAHLWAELVFLYDKYEEYDNAIITMMSHPTDAWKEGQFKDIITKVANVELYYRAIQFYLEFKPLLLNDLLMVLSPRLDHTRAVNYFSKVKQLPLVKPYLRSVQNHNNKSVNEALNNLFITEEDYQALRTSIDAYDNFDNISLAQRLEKHELIEFRRIAAYLFKGNNRWKQSVELCKKDRLYKDAMQYASESKDTELAEELLQWFLVEGKRECFAACLFTCYDLLRPDVVLETAWRHNIMDFAMPYFIQVMREYLSKVDAIKEKVDKLDASESLRKEEEQATETQPIVYGQPQLMLTAGPSVPVPPQAAFGYGYTAPPTYGQPQPGFGYSM; encoded by the exons CTCCAAAATCTGGGTATTAACCCAGCTAATATTGGCTTTAGTACACTCACCATGGAGTCTGACAAGTTCATCTGCATCAGGGAGAAGGTCGGTGAACAAGCCCAAGTAGTCATCATTGATATGAATGACCCCAGTAATCCTATCCGTAGGCCAATATCAGCTGATAATGCAATCATGAATCCAGCCAGCAAAGTCATAGCGCTAAAAG CAGGCTCTGTGgacagtggtgcagctcagg CTGGGAAAACCCTCCAAATCTTTAACATTGAAATGAAAAGTAAAATGAAGGCTCATACCATGACAGATGATGTCACCTTTTGGAAGTGGATCTCGCTGAATACTGTTGCTCTAGTAACTGACAATGCGGTATATCATTGGAGCATGGAGGGGGAATCGCAGCCAGTAAAGATGTTTGATCGGCACTCCAGTCTGGCAGGATGCCAGATTATTAACTACCGAACAGATGCAAAACAGAAGTGGCTCCTTCTGACTGGAATTTCTGCTCAG CAAAACCGTGTTGTTGGAGCAATGCAGCTCTACTCTGTGGACAGGAAAGTGTCTCAACCCATTGAGGGCCATGCAGCCAGCTTCGCCCAGTTTAAAATGGAAGGGAATGCTGAAGAGTCAACGTTGTTCTGCTTTGCAGTAAGAGGCCAGGCTGGTGGAAAG TTGCATATCATAGAAGTTGGAACACCACCCACTGGTAACCAGCCTTTCCCAAAGAAGGCAGTGGATGTTTTCTTTCCACCAGAAGCCCAGAATGACTTTCCTGTTGCAATGCAG ATCAGTGGAAAACATGATGTTGTCTTCTTAATAACAAAATATGGTTACATTCATCTATATGACCTTGAAACTGGTACCTGCATTTATATGAACAGGATTAGTGGAGAGACCATATTTGTCACTGCACCACATGAAGCCACTGCTGGAATTATTGGAGTGAACAGAAAGGGCCAG GTTCTATCTGTTTGTGTTGAAGAAGAAAATATCATACCATACATCACAAATGTCCTGCAAAACCCAGATCTCGCCCTGCGCATGGCTGTACGCAACAATCTTGCTGGAGCAGAGGAACTATTTGCACGCAAATTTAATGCTCTGTTTGCCCAGGGGAATTATTCCGAGGCAGCAAAGGTTGCTGCAAATGCACCAAAG GGTATTCTTCGTACACCAGAAACAATAAGACGCTTTCAAAGTGTTCCTGCACAGCCCGGTCAGACCTCACCACTTCTCCAGTATTTCGGCATTCTCTTGGACCAGGGACAGCTAAATAAATTTGAGTCTCTGGAATTATGTAGACCTGTACTGCAGCAGGGTCGCAAGCAACTTCTCGAGAAGTGGCTCAAAGAGGACAAG ctGGAGTGCTCAGAGGAGCTTGGAGATCTTGTAAAGTCTGTAGACCCTACTTTAGCATTGAGTGTCTACTTGAGGGCTAATGTTCCTAACAAGGTTATTCAGTGTTTCGCAGAAACTGGACAGGTTCAGAAGATTGTCCTGTATGCTAAAAAG GTTGGATACACCCCTGATTGGATTTTCCTGCTGAGAAATGTCATGAGAATTAACCCAGATCAAGGCCAGCAATTTGCACAAATGTTAGTTCAGGATGAGGAGCCACTTGCTGATATCACACAG ATTGTGGATGTGTTTATGGAATACAACCTTATCCAGCAGTGCACTGCTTTTCTACTGGATGCACTGAAGAATAACCGTCCCAGCGAGGGTCCCTTGCAAACCCGCTTGCTTGAAATGAATCTTATGCATGCTCCTCAG GTAGCAGATGCTATCTTGGGCAACCAAATGTTTACACACTATGATCGTGCTCACATTGCCCAACTTTGTGAGAAAGCTGGTCTGCTGCAAAGAGCTCTAGAACATTTCACAGATCTATATGACATAAAGCGAGCTGTGGTTCACACTCATCTTCTCAATCCAGAG TGGCTTGTTAATTATTTTGGCTCTCTATCTGTGGAAGACTCTCTTGAGTGCTTGCGTGCAATGCTTTCTGCAAACATCCGTCAAAACCTGCAGATATGTGTACAAGTAGCCTCCAAATACCACGAGCAGCTTTCTACCCAGTCTCTCATTGAACTGTTTGAATCATTTAAGAGTTTTGAAG GGCTGTTTTATTTCCTGGGCTCTATTGTTAACTTCAGCCAGGATCCTGACGTCCACTTCAAGTACATTCAAGCAGCTTGCAAAACTGGCCAGATAAAAGAAGTTGAGAGAATTTGCAGAGAGAGCAACTGTTATGATCCGGAACGTGTGAAAAACTTCCTTAAG GAAGCCAAACTTACAGACCAGCTGCCACTCATAATTGTATGTGACCGCTTTGACTTTGTCCATGATCTTGTTCTGTATCTGTACAGAAATAATCTGCAGAAGTATATTGAAATTTATGTACAGAAG GTTAACCCTAGCCGATTGCCTGTGGTTATTGGTGGCTTACTTGATGTAGACTGTTCTGAGGATGTGATCAAGAACCTTATCCTGGTGGTGAGGGGACAATTCTCTACTGATGAGCTTGTTGCTGAAGTTGAGAAAAGGAACCG gttAAAGTTGCTTCTACCATGGTTGGAGTCTAGGATCCACGAGGGCTGTGAAGAGCCAGCCACACACAATGCATTGGCAAAGATTTACATTGACAGTAATAACAACCCAGAGCGTTTCCTTCGTGAAAACCCATATTATGACAGCCGTGTTGTTGGAAAGTATTGTGAAAAGAGAGATCCTCATCTGGCATGTGTGGCATATGAGAGAGGACAGTGTGACCTGGAGCTTATCAAT GTTTGCAATGAAAACTCACTTTTCAAAAGCCTGTCAAGATATCTGGTACGCCGTAAAGACCCTGAATTGTGGGCCAGTGTTTTGTTAGAAAGCAATCCATATAGAAGGCCTCTTATTGATCAG gTTGTGCAAACAGCATTGTCAGAAACTCAAGATCCAGAGGAAGTATCTGTTACTGTAAAAGCTTTCATGACTGCCGACCTTCCCAATGAACTCATTGAGCTATTGGAAAAGATTGTTTTGGATAATTCAGTTTTCAGTGAACACAG AAATCTACAGAATTTGCTAATCCTGACTGCTATTAAAGCTGATCGCACCAGGGTCATGGAATATATTAATCGGCTTGATAATTATGATGCTCCAGATATTGCAAATATTGCCATCAGTAATGAGCTGTATGAAGAAGCTTTTGCCATTTTTAGGAAATTTGATGTTAACACTTCTGCTATTCAA GTTTTGATCGAGCACATTGGAAATCTGGACCGTGCATATGAATTTGCTGAACGCTGCAATGAACCAGCTGTTTGGAGCCAACTTGCAAAGGCTCAACTGCAAAAAGGAATGGTCAAGGAAGCAATTGACTCCTACATTAAAGCCGATGATCCTTCTTCTTACATGGAAGTTGTACAAGCTGCCAATGCTAGTG gaaatTGGGAAGAACTTGTTAAATACCTTCAGATGGCCCGGAAGAAGGCAAGAGAGTCATATGTGGAAACAGAACTCATCTTTGCCCTTGCTAAAACCAACCGTCTCACAGAACTAGAGGAATTTATTAATGGACCAAACAATGCTCATATTCAACAA GTTGGTGATCGATGCTATGATGAAAAAATGTATGATGCTGCTAAGTTACTTTACAATAATGTTTCAAATTTTGGCCGTTTGGCATCCACATTAGTTCATCTGGGAGAGTATCAAGCTGCTGTGGATGGGGCAAGGAAAGCAAACAGCACTCGCACTTGGAAAGAG GTTTGCTTTGCTTGTGTTGATGGTAAAGAGTTCCGACTTGCCCAAATGTGCGGCCTTCACATTGTGGTACATGCTGATGAGTTGGAGGAGCTAATAAACTATTATCAG GATCGTGGTTATTTTGAAGAGCTTATCACCATGCTTGAAGCAGCTCTAGGACTGGAGAGGGCACACATGGGCATGTTCACCGAGCTTGCCATTCTGTATTCTAAGTTCAAGCCCCAAAAAATGAGAGAGCACTTGGAGCTTTTCTGGTCCAGAGTCAACATTCCCAAG GTGCTCAGAGCAGCCGAGCAAGCTCATCTTTGGGCAGAGTTGGTGTTCCTTTATGATAAATATGAAGAGTATGATAATGCCATTATCACAATGATGAGCCACCCGACAGATGCCTGGAAGGAAGGGCAATTCAAAGACATTATCACAAAG gtGGCCAATGTGGAGCTGTATTACAGAGCAATACAGTTCTATTTGGAGTTTAAGCCCCTCTTGCTGAATGACCTCCTGATGGTATTATCTCCCAGACTGGATCACACCCGTGCTGTCAACTATTTCAGCAAG GTGAAACAGCTTCCTCTTGTAAAACCATACCTCCGCTCCGTGCAAAATCATAACAATAAGTCTGTTAATGAGGCTCTTAACAACCTTTTCATAACAGAAGAGGATTACCAG GCACTTCGTACATCCATAGATGCCTATGACAACTTTGACAACATATCCCTTGCTCAACGTTTGGAGAAGCATGAGCTTATTGAATTTAGAAGGATTGCAGCATACCTCTTCAAGGGTAACAACCGCTGGAAACAGAGTGTAGAGCTGTGCAAGAAAGACAGGCTCTATAAG GATGCCATGCAGTATGCCTCTGAATCCAAAGACACAGAACTGGCAGAGGAGCTTTTGCAATGGTTTTTGGTGGAAGGAAAAAGAGAGTGCTTTGCAGCTTGTCTCTTCACTTGTTATGACCTGCTGCGGCCAGATGTTGTCCTAGAAACTGCATGGAGGCACAATATTATGGACTTTGCCATGCCGTACTTCATTCAGGTCATGAGGGAATACTTAAGCAAG GTTGATGCAATAAAGGAAAAG GTTGACAAACTGGATGCCTCTGAATCCCTCAGAAAAGAGGAGGAACAAGCTACAGAAACGCAGCCTATTGTCTATG GTCAGCCCCAGTTGATGCTGACAGCAGGACCCAGTGTTCCAGTACCTCCTCAAGCTGCGTTTGGCTATGGTTATACTGCACCCCCCACCTATGGGCAACCCCAACCAGGATTTGGTTATAGCATGTAA
- the CLTC gene encoding clathrin heavy chain 1 isoform X4: MAQILPIRFQEHLQLQNLGINPANIGFSTLTMESDKFICIREKVGEQAQVVIIDMNDPSNPIRRPISADNAIMNPASKVIALKAGKTLQIFNIEMKSKMKAHTMTDDVTFWKWISLNTVALVTDNAVYHWSMEGESQPVKMFDRHSSLAGCQIINYRTDAKQKWLLLTGISAQQNRVVGAMQLYSVDRKVSQPIEGHAASFAQFKMEGNAEESTLFCFAVRGQAGGKLHIIEVGTPPTGNQPFPKKAVDVFFPPEAQNDFPVAMQISGKHDVVFLITKYGYIHLYDLETGTCIYMNRISGETIFVTAPHEATAGIIGVNRKGQVLSVCVEEENIIPYITNVLQNPDLALRMAVRNNLAGAEELFARKFNALFAQGNYSEAAKVAANAPKGILRTPETIRRFQSVPAQPGQTSPLLQYFGILLDQGQLNKFESLELCRPVLQQGRKQLLEKWLKEDKLECSEELGDLVKSVDPTLALSVYLRANVPNKVIQCFAETGQVQKIVLYAKKVGYTPDWIFLLRNVMRINPDQGQQFAQMLVQDEEPLADITQIVDVFMEYNLIQQCTAFLLDALKNNRPSEGPLQTRLLEMNLMHAPQVADAILGNQMFTHYDRAHIAQLCEKAGLLQRALEHFTDLYDIKRAVVHTHLLNPEWLVNYFGSLSVEDSLECLRAMLSANIRQNLQICVQVASKYHEQLSTQSLIELFESFKSFEGLFYFLGSIVNFSQDPDVHFKYIQAACKTGQIKEVERICRESNCYDPERVKNFLKEAKLTDQLPLIIVCDRFDFVHDLVLYLYRNNLQKYIEIYVQKVNPSRLPVVIGGLLDVDCSEDVIKNLILVVRGQFSTDELVAEVEKRNRLKLLLPWLESRIHEGCEEPATHNALAKIYIDSNNNPERFLRENPYYDSRVVGKYCEKRDPHLACVAYERGQCDLELINVCNENSLFKSLSRYLVRRKDPELWASVLLESNPYRRPLIDQVVQTALSETQDPEEVSVTVKAFMTADLPNELIELLEKIVLDNSVFSEHRNLQNLLILTAIKADRTRVMEYINRLDNYDAPDIANIAISNELYEEAFAIFRKFDVNTSAIQVLIEHIGNLDRAYEFAERCNEPAVWSQLAKAQLQKGMVKEAIDSYIKADDPSSYMEVVQAANASGNWEELVKYLQMARKKARESYVETELIFALAKTNRLTELEEFINGPNNAHIQQVGDRCYDEKMYDAAKLLYNNVSNFGRLASTLVHLGEYQAAVDGARKANSTRTWKEVCFACVDGKEFRLAQMCGLHIVVHADELEELINYYQDRGYFEELITMLEAALGLERAHMGMFTELAILYSKFKPQKMREHLELFWSRVNIPKVLRAAEQAHLWAELVFLYDKYEEYDNAIITMMSHPTDAWKEGQFKDIITKVANVELYYRAIQFYLEFKPLLLNDLLMVLSPRLDHTRAVNYFSKVKQLPLVKPYLRSVQNHNNKSVNEALNNLFITEEDYQALRTSIDAYDNFDNISLAQRLEKHELIEFRRIAAYLFKGNNRWKQSVELCKKDRLYKDAMQYASESKDTELAEELLQWFLVEGKRECFAACLFTCYDLLRPDVVLETAWRHNIMDFAMPYFIQVMREYLSKVDAIKEKVDKLDASESLRKEEEQATETQPIVYGQPQLMLTAGPSVPVPPQAAFGYGYTAPPTYGQPQPGFGYSM, translated from the exons CTCCAAAATCTGGGTATTAACCCAGCTAATATTGGCTTTAGTACACTCACCATGGAGTCTGACAAGTTCATCTGCATCAGGGAGAAGGTCGGTGAACAAGCCCAAGTAGTCATCATTGATATGAATGACCCCAGTAATCCTATCCGTAGGCCAATATCAGCTGATAATGCAATCATGAATCCAGCCAGCAAAGTCATAGCGCTAAAAG CTGGGAAAACCCTCCAAATCTTTAACATTGAAATGAAAAGTAAAATGAAGGCTCATACCATGACAGATGATGTCACCTTTTGGAAGTGGATCTCGCTGAATACTGTTGCTCTAGTAACTGACAATGCGGTATATCATTGGAGCATGGAGGGGGAATCGCAGCCAGTAAAGATGTTTGATCGGCACTCCAGTCTGGCAGGATGCCAGATTATTAACTACCGAACAGATGCAAAACAGAAGTGGCTCCTTCTGACTGGAATTTCTGCTCAG CAAAACCGTGTTGTTGGAGCAATGCAGCTCTACTCTGTGGACAGGAAAGTGTCTCAACCCATTGAGGGCCATGCAGCCAGCTTCGCCCAGTTTAAAATGGAAGGGAATGCTGAAGAGTCAACGTTGTTCTGCTTTGCAGTAAGAGGCCAGGCTGGTGGAAAG TTGCATATCATAGAAGTTGGAACACCACCCACTGGTAACCAGCCTTTCCCAAAGAAGGCAGTGGATGTTTTCTTTCCACCAGAAGCCCAGAATGACTTTCCTGTTGCAATGCAG ATCAGTGGAAAACATGATGTTGTCTTCTTAATAACAAAATATGGTTACATTCATCTATATGACCTTGAAACTGGTACCTGCATTTATATGAACAGGATTAGTGGAGAGACCATATTTGTCACTGCACCACATGAAGCCACTGCTGGAATTATTGGAGTGAACAGAAAGGGCCAG GTTCTATCTGTTTGTGTTGAAGAAGAAAATATCATACCATACATCACAAATGTCCTGCAAAACCCAGATCTCGCCCTGCGCATGGCTGTACGCAACAATCTTGCTGGAGCAGAGGAACTATTTGCACGCAAATTTAATGCTCTGTTTGCCCAGGGGAATTATTCCGAGGCAGCAAAGGTTGCTGCAAATGCACCAAAG GGTATTCTTCGTACACCAGAAACAATAAGACGCTTTCAAAGTGTTCCTGCACAGCCCGGTCAGACCTCACCACTTCTCCAGTATTTCGGCATTCTCTTGGACCAGGGACAGCTAAATAAATTTGAGTCTCTGGAATTATGTAGACCTGTACTGCAGCAGGGTCGCAAGCAACTTCTCGAGAAGTGGCTCAAAGAGGACAAG ctGGAGTGCTCAGAGGAGCTTGGAGATCTTGTAAAGTCTGTAGACCCTACTTTAGCATTGAGTGTCTACTTGAGGGCTAATGTTCCTAACAAGGTTATTCAGTGTTTCGCAGAAACTGGACAGGTTCAGAAGATTGTCCTGTATGCTAAAAAG GTTGGATACACCCCTGATTGGATTTTCCTGCTGAGAAATGTCATGAGAATTAACCCAGATCAAGGCCAGCAATTTGCACAAATGTTAGTTCAGGATGAGGAGCCACTTGCTGATATCACACAG ATTGTGGATGTGTTTATGGAATACAACCTTATCCAGCAGTGCACTGCTTTTCTACTGGATGCACTGAAGAATAACCGTCCCAGCGAGGGTCCCTTGCAAACCCGCTTGCTTGAAATGAATCTTATGCATGCTCCTCAG GTAGCAGATGCTATCTTGGGCAACCAAATGTTTACACACTATGATCGTGCTCACATTGCCCAACTTTGTGAGAAAGCTGGTCTGCTGCAAAGAGCTCTAGAACATTTCACAGATCTATATGACATAAAGCGAGCTGTGGTTCACACTCATCTTCTCAATCCAGAG TGGCTTGTTAATTATTTTGGCTCTCTATCTGTGGAAGACTCTCTTGAGTGCTTGCGTGCAATGCTTTCTGCAAACATCCGTCAAAACCTGCAGATATGTGTACAAGTAGCCTCCAAATACCACGAGCAGCTTTCTACCCAGTCTCTCATTGAACTGTTTGAATCATTTAAGAGTTTTGAAG GGCTGTTTTATTTCCTGGGCTCTATTGTTAACTTCAGCCAGGATCCTGACGTCCACTTCAAGTACATTCAAGCAGCTTGCAAAACTGGCCAGATAAAAGAAGTTGAGAGAATTTGCAGAGAGAGCAACTGTTATGATCCGGAACGTGTGAAAAACTTCCTTAAG GAAGCCAAACTTACAGACCAGCTGCCACTCATAATTGTATGTGACCGCTTTGACTTTGTCCATGATCTTGTTCTGTATCTGTACAGAAATAATCTGCAGAAGTATATTGAAATTTATGTACAGAAG GTTAACCCTAGCCGATTGCCTGTGGTTATTGGTGGCTTACTTGATGTAGACTGTTCTGAGGATGTGATCAAGAACCTTATCCTGGTGGTGAGGGGACAATTCTCTACTGATGAGCTTGTTGCTGAAGTTGAGAAAAGGAACCG gttAAAGTTGCTTCTACCATGGTTGGAGTCTAGGATCCACGAGGGCTGTGAAGAGCCAGCCACACACAATGCATTGGCAAAGATTTACATTGACAGTAATAACAACCCAGAGCGTTTCCTTCGTGAAAACCCATATTATGACAGCCGTGTTGTTGGAAAGTATTGTGAAAAGAGAGATCCTCATCTGGCATGTGTGGCATATGAGAGAGGACAGTGTGACCTGGAGCTTATCAAT GTTTGCAATGAAAACTCACTTTTCAAAAGCCTGTCAAGATATCTGGTACGCCGTAAAGACCCTGAATTGTGGGCCAGTGTTTTGTTAGAAAGCAATCCATATAGAAGGCCTCTTATTGATCAG gTTGTGCAAACAGCATTGTCAGAAACTCAAGATCCAGAGGAAGTATCTGTTACTGTAAAAGCTTTCATGACTGCCGACCTTCCCAATGAACTCATTGAGCTATTGGAAAAGATTGTTTTGGATAATTCAGTTTTCAGTGAACACAG AAATCTACAGAATTTGCTAATCCTGACTGCTATTAAAGCTGATCGCACCAGGGTCATGGAATATATTAATCGGCTTGATAATTATGATGCTCCAGATATTGCAAATATTGCCATCAGTAATGAGCTGTATGAAGAAGCTTTTGCCATTTTTAGGAAATTTGATGTTAACACTTCTGCTATTCAA GTTTTGATCGAGCACATTGGAAATCTGGACCGTGCATATGAATTTGCTGAACGCTGCAATGAACCAGCTGTTTGGAGCCAACTTGCAAAGGCTCAACTGCAAAAAGGAATGGTCAAGGAAGCAATTGACTCCTACATTAAAGCCGATGATCCTTCTTCTTACATGGAAGTTGTACAAGCTGCCAATGCTAGTG gaaatTGGGAAGAACTTGTTAAATACCTTCAGATGGCCCGGAAGAAGGCAAGAGAGTCATATGTGGAAACAGAACTCATCTTTGCCCTTGCTAAAACCAACCGTCTCACAGAACTAGAGGAATTTATTAATGGACCAAACAATGCTCATATTCAACAA GTTGGTGATCGATGCTATGATGAAAAAATGTATGATGCTGCTAAGTTACTTTACAATAATGTTTCAAATTTTGGCCGTTTGGCATCCACATTAGTTCATCTGGGAGAGTATCAAGCTGCTGTGGATGGGGCAAGGAAAGCAAACAGCACTCGCACTTGGAAAGAG GTTTGCTTTGCTTGTGTTGATGGTAAAGAGTTCCGACTTGCCCAAATGTGCGGCCTTCACATTGTGGTACATGCTGATGAGTTGGAGGAGCTAATAAACTATTATCAG GATCGTGGTTATTTTGAAGAGCTTATCACCATGCTTGAAGCAGCTCTAGGACTGGAGAGGGCACACATGGGCATGTTCACCGAGCTTGCCATTCTGTATTCTAAGTTCAAGCCCCAAAAAATGAGAGAGCACTTGGAGCTTTTCTGGTCCAGAGTCAACATTCCCAAG GTGCTCAGAGCAGCCGAGCAAGCTCATCTTTGGGCAGAGTTGGTGTTCCTTTATGATAAATATGAAGAGTATGATAATGCCATTATCACAATGATGAGCCACCCGACAGATGCCTGGAAGGAAGGGCAATTCAAAGACATTATCACAAAG gtGGCCAATGTGGAGCTGTATTACAGAGCAATACAGTTCTATTTGGAGTTTAAGCCCCTCTTGCTGAATGACCTCCTGATGGTATTATCTCCCAGACTGGATCACACCCGTGCTGTCAACTATTTCAGCAAG GTGAAACAGCTTCCTCTTGTAAAACCATACCTCCGCTCCGTGCAAAATCATAACAATAAGTCTGTTAATGAGGCTCTTAACAACCTTTTCATAACAGAAGAGGATTACCAG GCACTTCGTACATCCATAGATGCCTATGACAACTTTGACAACATATCCCTTGCTCAACGTTTGGAGAAGCATGAGCTTATTGAATTTAGAAGGATTGCAGCATACCTCTTCAAGGGTAACAACCGCTGGAAACAGAGTGTAGAGCTGTGCAAGAAAGACAGGCTCTATAAG GATGCCATGCAGTATGCCTCTGAATCCAAAGACACAGAACTGGCAGAGGAGCTTTTGCAATGGTTTTTGGTGGAAGGAAAAAGAGAGTGCTTTGCAGCTTGTCTCTTCACTTGTTATGACCTGCTGCGGCCAGATGTTGTCCTAGAAACTGCATGGAGGCACAATATTATGGACTTTGCCATGCCGTACTTCATTCAGGTCATGAGGGAATACTTAAGCAAG GTTGATGCAATAAAGGAAAAG GTTGACAAACTGGATGCCTCTGAATCCCTCAGAAAAGAGGAGGAACAAGCTACAGAAACGCAGCCTATTGTCTATG GTCAGCCCCAGTTGATGCTGACAGCAGGACCCAGTGTTCCAGTACCTCCTCAAGCTGCGTTTGGCTATGGTTATACTGCACCCCCCACCTATGGGCAACCCCAACCAGGATTTGGTTATAGCATGTAA